From Solwaraspora sp. WMMD1047, the proteins below share one genomic window:
- the hemE gene encoding uroporphyrinogen decarboxylase, with the protein MSTATTGSPARDGEPVTGGPADSPFVRACWRRPVPHTPVWFMRQAGRSLPEYREIRAEVGMLDSCRSPELVTEITLQPVRRHGVDAAILFSDIVVPLTAAGVDLDIVPGTGPVVAEPVRTLGEVDRIRPITAADVSYVDEAVRMLVAELGQTPLIGFAGAPFTLASYLVEGGPSRTHSRTKALMYGAPQVWHALCARLAEITLEFLLVQVRAGVSAVQLFDSWAGALSEADYRRFVMPHSSVVLAGLADTGVPRIHFGVGTAELLAAMGEAGADVVGVDWRTPLDAATVRIGPDRAVQGNLDPCLLFAPWPVIETEVRRILTQGQVAPGHVFNLGHGVLPETDPDVLTRVAALVHEASAR; encoded by the coding sequence ATGAGCACCGCTACCACGGGCAGCCCGGCCCGAGACGGAGAACCCGTGACGGGTGGGCCGGCCGACTCCCCGTTCGTCCGCGCCTGCTGGCGACGGCCGGTCCCGCACACCCCGGTCTGGTTCATGCGCCAGGCCGGCCGGTCGCTGCCGGAGTACCGGGAGATCCGGGCCGAGGTCGGGATGCTCGACTCCTGCCGCAGCCCGGAGCTGGTCACCGAGATCACCCTGCAGCCGGTCCGCCGGCACGGGGTGGACGCGGCGATCCTGTTCAGCGACATCGTGGTGCCGCTGACGGCGGCCGGGGTGGACCTGGACATCGTGCCCGGCACCGGTCCGGTGGTGGCCGAGCCGGTGCGTACCCTCGGCGAGGTCGACCGGATCCGCCCGATCACCGCGGCCGACGTATCCTATGTGGACGAAGCGGTCCGGATGCTCGTCGCCGAGCTGGGCCAGACCCCGCTGATCGGCTTCGCCGGGGCGCCCTTCACGCTCGCCAGCTACCTGGTCGAGGGCGGCCCGTCCCGCACCCACTCGCGGACCAAGGCCCTGATGTACGGCGCGCCGCAGGTCTGGCACGCGCTCTGCGCCCGGCTGGCCGAGATCACCCTGGAGTTCCTGCTGGTGCAGGTCCGGGCCGGCGTCTCCGCGGTGCAGCTCTTCGACTCCTGGGCCGGCGCCCTCTCCGAGGCCGACTACCGGCGGTTCGTGATGCCGCACTCGTCGGTGGTGCTCGCCGGGCTCGCCGACACCGGCGTGCCCCGGATCCACTTCGGGGTCGGCACCGCCGAACTGCTGGCCGCGATGGGCGAGGCCGGCGCCGACGTGGTCGGCGTCGACTGGCGTACGCCGCTGGACGCGGCCACCGTGCGGATCGGCCCGGACCGGGCGGTGCAGGGCAACCTCGACCCGTGCCTGCTCTTCGCACCGTGGCCGGTGATCGAGACCGAGGTACGCCGGATCCTCACCCAGGGCCAGGTCGCCCCCGGCCACGTCTTCAACCTCGGCCACGGCGTGCTGCCGGAGACCGACCCCGACGTGCTCACCCGGGTGGCCGCCCTGGTGCACGAGGCGTCCGCCCGCTGA
- a CDS encoding FAD-dependent oxidoreductase — MSTSAGPTPDPVRPGTVRAGAGHPGAGRAGAGRFGPRIAVVGGGVTGLAAALRLRDRAPAGSEITVYEQSAALGGKLSTGELAGSAVEFGAEAFLVRDPTGADSAAVALARRLGLGGDLVHPVVGRAAIVVGGELRPIPAGTLVGVPGDLAAVAAVARPAADADRDGGRPLLGPDEDVAVGALVRDRLGDEVADRLVDPMLGGVYAGRADDLSLAATMPALARTARTEPTLTGAVRAALAAAPRTAGAPVFATVSGGLGRLVTAIEKALTDPAGAPAPATGDLAGPADGDPTDPVDGGPQPPGGPVRIRLGAAVRELSPTPTGWRLVVGPTRGAELVEADAVLLALPARPAARLLAGLDTPAAGLVGALDYASVALVTLLLPPDAAGRLPALSGFLVPAAERTLIKAATFFTTKWGARPDGRVLLRASIGRYGEEQLLHRPDEELAATAHRELAGLLGGLPAPQASQVRRWGGALPQYRPGHLGRVATARDRLRATHPTIALAGAGYDGVGIPACVRSGEAAAEEIITSLGGWTA; from the coding sequence ATGAGCACCTCCGCCGGACCCACGCCGGACCCGGTCCGACCCGGCACCGTCCGCGCCGGTGCAGGCCACCCCGGCGCTGGCCGCGCCGGCGCTGGCCGCTTCGGTCCGCGGATCGCCGTCGTCGGCGGCGGGGTGACCGGGCTGGCCGCCGCGCTGCGGCTGCGGGACCGGGCCCCGGCCGGCAGCGAGATCACCGTGTACGAGCAGTCCGCCGCGCTCGGCGGCAAGCTGAGCACCGGCGAGCTGGCCGGGTCGGCGGTCGAGTTCGGCGCCGAGGCGTTCCTGGTCCGCGACCCGACCGGCGCGGACTCCGCCGCCGTCGCGCTGGCCCGCCGGCTCGGGCTCGGCGGCGACCTGGTCCACCCGGTCGTCGGGCGGGCCGCGATCGTGGTGGGCGGTGAACTCCGGCCGATCCCGGCCGGGACGCTTGTCGGCGTACCCGGGGATCTGGCCGCGGTGGCGGCGGTGGCCCGGCCGGCCGCGGACGCCGACCGGGACGGCGGCCGGCCGCTGCTCGGCCCGGACGAGGACGTCGCGGTCGGGGCGCTGGTGCGCGACCGGCTCGGCGACGAGGTGGCCGACCGGCTGGTCGACCCGATGCTGGGCGGGGTGTACGCCGGCCGGGCCGACGACCTGTCGCTGGCCGCGACGATGCCGGCGCTGGCCCGGACGGCCCGGACCGAGCCGACCCTGACCGGGGCGGTACGCGCCGCGCTGGCGGCGGCCCCCCGCACCGCCGGCGCCCCGGTCTTCGCCACCGTCTCCGGCGGGCTGGGCCGCCTGGTGACCGCCATCGAGAAAGCTCTTACCGACCCGGCGGGCGCACCGGCTCCGGCCACTGGCGACCTGGCCGGTCCGGCCGATGGGGACCCGACCGATCCGGTCGATGGCGGACCGCAGCCGCCCGGCGGTCCGGTGCGGATCCGGCTCGGTGCGGCGGTGCGCGAGCTGAGCCCGACCCCCACCGGATGGCGCCTGGTGGTCGGACCGACCCGGGGGGCCGAGCTGGTCGAGGCCGACGCGGTGCTGCTCGCCCTGCCGGCCCGGCCGGCGGCCCGGCTGCTCGCCGGCCTCGACACCCCGGCGGCCGGCCTGGTCGGCGCCCTCGACTACGCCAGCGTGGCGCTGGTCACCCTGCTGCTGCCGCCGGACGCGGCCGGGCGGCTGCCGGCGCTCTCCGGGTTCCTGGTGCCGGCCGCCGAGCGCACCCTGATCAAGGCGGCCACCTTCTTCACCACCAAGTGGGGCGCCCGCCCGGACGGCCGGGTGCTGCTGCGCGCCTCGATCGGCCGGTACGGCGAGGAGCAGCTGCTGCACCGACCGGACGAGGAGCTGGCCGCCACCGCGCACCGCGAACTGGCCGGCCTGCTCGGCGGCCTGCCGGCACCGCAGGCCAGCCAGGTCCGCCGCTGGGGCGGGGCACTGCCGCAGTACCGTCCCGGCCACCTCGGCCGGGTGGCGACCGCCCGGGACCGGCTGCGCGCCACCCACCCGACGATCGCGCTGGCCGGCGCCGGCTACGACGGGGTCGGCATCCCGGCCTGCGTCCGGTCCGGGGAGGCCGCCGCGGAGGAGATCATCACGTCCCTGGGAGGATGGACGGCATGA